The DNA window GGCAGGTGTCAGCCATAGCAGTCTGCTGACCTTCTGGTCACTTTGGTTCttccattgcagtgctgcctttTGGCTCTGCTAACTGTGACCCCTTGGGCTGCCAGCCCACAGCAATGCATGGGGTCGTTGTCACCAAAGCACAGGACCCAGCCCTGGGTTTTGTTGGAGTTCATTCCATTGGCCTCAGCACATCCAGATGCCCCTGGAGGACCctcctaccctcaggcagataAGTTCCAACTTGGCGCCGTCTTCATCATCCAGGAAGGAGGTATTCAGCCTTTCAACAACTGCTAAGACGTGCCAGTGGCAGCTCTTATCCTTATGGTGGGTAGCAGGGCTTGAAGCGTCCTGTGCTTCTGCAGATGGAATTGCAAACACCCTCAGGGTTGGAAATCCCTCTgtgcagggcagccctggagGGCTCTGCAGTCCTACAGCTCCTCTCCCTGGAGATGGAGGGATGGGACCAGCTGTGCAGAGGAGCACAGACAGAGGCCACTccaacagctgctgctccctgcccactCCCAGGGCACGAGGTACAGAAGATGGCAGCTGTGGCTCCAGTCCTACCCCAGGACTTGCTTTCTGCCCTAACAGGATCTTCTGTCACATAAAGCAGTGCCaccccagcagccccactcTGCCCCAGGCAACACGAAGCTCTGAGGAACCTGGAGGACAGATTGTAACAAGCTTTTCCCAGCACGAGGAGTGGTCAGAttttgctcagctctgcagctacCATCTCCCAAAGTCACAGACCTACTGCAAAGAGTGATAGCACAAGGGCTGCAGAATGGGTTGTAGTAATTGCTCTAGATGTCACCAAACAGCAGCACGCGTTCAGCCCCATCAAGGTGCCAGGACTGCTTTGCCAGCCCACAGGGACCACAGCATGAGATCCTCGTGTGAAGCCAACAGCGAATGAGCAGCACAAGGAATGCAGGAGGGTTTTAGCAGCGCTGCCTGAGCAACACGATTCCTCTCTGCTATGCCAGCAACTGCGTGACTGCTGCAGGTGCCAGCCAAGAATAGCAAATGTAATGCCACACATTCACTGCTCAGCCCTACAGGATCTCATCAGCACCAGTAAATCCAAAGCTAGTGAGACCTCGCTGGTGTTTATCACTCAGCTTTGCAAGAAATATACAGGCATTGAATGTGAAAATGCTGTTCTAATGGAGCTGGATTAGCATTCAGAAGTGGCTGGGCCTCTttcccaaaaaaacaaacacattttacaCTGAAACACTGTAATTTTACTGAACAACTGTTTAATGTAACGATCTGCTGTTCCTACATCTGTACAACATTGTACAAAATATAaccaaaaaacatttcagccCCATATAAATGTTGCACTGGCTGTCTGAGGACCCAGTGGCTTTAAGACTCTCCTATTCTCTGAGATGCTGTCACAGAAACTGTCGTGGTGCCAAAGCTCCAAGGCACTGTGTGGTCACCAGCACGTTTTGGCTTTCCAGTCTCATTCTCCATTCAGTGATGGAATCCTCCAGCCATAGCAGAGGACCTTTGGTTGTACTTCGTACTTCTGGTCAAACATGAAAGATTTTTAACCTCTTTTAGCATTAAGCAGTAATACTCTAGGGATGCCACGAGGCAGGGACAGCTACGTTTCAAAGGTGACGTGAACgtggcagctcagcactgccacatCCTTTTTTGTAGCTGATCTGCTCACGCAGATACAACTGGGTCTAGATTTCCATTCATTCTTGTCCACCCACTTTCACTGCCAGTAGCACAGGCTCATGTTGCCCTGTCTGAGAATTGCTCTTACACAGATaaagccagcagccccagcagtgaGAGGTGAGATGGTCTCACACCTGTCTTCTCCACGCAAAGTCTCATTTTGGCCAATTGTTTTTCCCTCTCATCTTCTGAGTTTCGGAAGCttctcatttgtattttaaaggtCGTAGAAGAAAATCAGGATCACACAATTCCCAAAGCTTTTCCCCACCGTTTTGACTACGATGCAGCATCCTGTTCAAAATGCAACTACTGGATCTGAAAAAGCACTCAGACTATATTGCACATCTGAAAACAGACACGTAGCCTTTGTGCAGGGCCAGTGCTCAGAGAAAACCTTGTTCACACTGGAGTGCAGAGGAGGTTTCAGGAAGGTCCTGTCACAGGCAGGAGTCTGAAAGTAAGAAGAGAAGTAACTCAGCAGGGGAACAGGCTGACAGGCATACTAGAAGGGCACCCTCAAATGTTGGAGGGTCAAAAGGACCAGCATCTGAGATTTATTTGACCCATTTCTCCATTCATACAATCTCACCAAAGCATCCTGACCTACATACAGAAACATGTCTCAAACTGAAGGATATTTCATGATGTACTGAGTGAACTGCCCATGAAATGTGTCCATAAGTCCATTCACCCTCGGCCAATGGCACTCATTCTGCACCCACATCAGGACCCTTGTTGACTCTGGCCAACTTAGAGTCACTTTCCCCTTCTCATTGCCTTTGCTCAACCAACCccagcttctctctctctgtttcacCTTCCTACCACCCAAGTCTTCTCTCCTGCATCTCTTCACTGTAGAGAAATCTAACATAGATACTACCTTATTAAATGAAGTCTGGATGTTTATTCCTAAAAGATTTGCTCAATGTCAATCCAAACTGCTGCACTCATGAGGAAatcaagtatttttctttctccacatttgcctttccatttctgtttcactttgaCCACTCTGTAGGTTAATTAAAAGTTCCATAAAGCAGTCCAGACACATTCTGCATCTCAGGATACTGCTCCTATCAATACATACACCTGTATGGCTGCTATTTTTAAGGCGTCCTGACACAACAACGTTTACCTTGACACCACACGATGAAAGAAAGGGACGCTTAAAGACCATTACCTTTAACAATGAGGGAGGCTTTGCTGAAAGCATGGCCCAAATCATTGGTGGCTTCAACCATGTAGTCACCTTCATCAGCCTTGGAAGCACCGAAGATCACCAGGGAGCAGACACCAAAGTTGTTTGTGCCAAAGTAGCAAGGATTGTTGGAGAGGTCTCTGCCATCTTTGTACCACGTGATTTTGGGGGGTGGGTGGCCTCCAACCGCACAGCTCATGCGGCACTCGGTGCCAGCGATCACCACGTGAGGCTTCAGGGGGACGAGGAATCGTGGAGGCTGGTTCTGATTTACTCCCTTGTACCTCTGTGGTCTGACTTGAACGTCAGCTggtggaagaaggaaaaaagcctcGTACAACATGGCACACAATCACTCAGGCGCTGCTTCATGGGGATGGAAGTCAGAGCAAAGGATTGGCTCAAAAGCACGGCAATTAACGTCTGGCATTCTGCACCTCCTCGTCTGAGATGCAGCACACCTGTGGATTGTAATTGCTGTTCCTTCTCAAACTGGCCAGAGTGTAACTTGCAGCCACAAACATTAGTTTCTGCAAAATTCAAGCCCTAGATGTTGCTGGGAATGAGTATCACAAATTACCTGACATGGCAGGAAACAAAGGCCTGCAACAACAACCATGGAGAAATGATAATCCTTCCCTACCAAAATGGAATTTCTTAGGGTGTTCTCTATGCACTCTCATTTTGGGCAACTAAATGCTTACAGGAGGAGGGACCTATTCCAGTGTGGTAGAAACAAGGAACACAGCACAACAACAACATCACACAGATGGCTATCTGTAAAAGCATTTTACCCTTTTGTTTTCGAATTCTCCAAGGCTGCGCAGTGTCGGATGGACGACTGGATCCCAAGTAATTTTTTGCCACCACCCTGAAGTAGTAATCCCTGCCTGGGATCACACTGGTGTACGTGAACTTGTTGGTGTAGATCAGGTCACCCACCACGTGCCACATGCCCTTCTGTGATTCGCGTTTCATGACTGTGTAGTAGAGATTGCTTTCCCATTTCTCAGATGTTGATGGCTCCCAGGTTACTGTCACTATATTTGGCACATTCTCTCTCAGTTCAATAGGTCCAGGTGGTTGTGGGATATCTGTcagatgaaaacaagcaatataGGAGATGCAGGAAAAGCTTCAAGTCCATCACGTATTTCACGATTGAGCTTTTGGGAGACACCCTGGTCATCAGATGGGACAAAATTGGATTCCTTCTCCAGATGCACAAGCTTGTTTGTTACTAACTGAGCTTCTGCTGCATTAGACCAAACTGCTGGGGCTCCTTCCCTTCTTGTGGATAAAGGTAAGAGAGCTGAACTCAGTCCACTGCCTACCACATATTCACCTGTAAGTCCATtatgcacacaaacacagaaatgcaggTGATAGTTACCCGTAACTTGAACTCGGAAGCtgaatgtttctcttttccctgtCCCACTCGTGAGCTCGACAGTATAGATGCCACTGTCAGTGAACTCAGCTGCTTTAATCAGCAGCTGGGAGGTACCATCCTGGGTGCTTATTTTAGCACGGCTTGGAAGAGAAGCTCCATCCTTTAACCAGGTCAACACAGAATCTGGAGGTGCCTGTGAAGAATAACTCTGGTTACAGCACAGGTGCTTCGCCTCCAAATGACAGTTCTGTTACCTCATTAAAATGCACCCCTACATGACACAGCTAAGGGTTGCATTGGAATATCAGAGCTTGGCTCTAAGAGCCCTCGATACAGAGCTGCTCAAGAGTTTCTCAGTACAGGTACAGCTGTCAAACAAGGTTTACTAGATCAAAACCAACAGACATCAGTAGTTAAtgttttctactttaaaaaacatttgcttgtttctgaaataaagaaaaatgtcctTAAGTGCTTATTTCTATTTCTCCATCTTTGGGCTCTACATTCCAAAAGAGCAGCTGAGTTGGAGCAGGGTCAGCAGTACGCACACTTTACCTTCCACACTCCTCCTGATATCCCAGACTTCACCTGTCTTGTTCCAACCTTAAGTCACAGCACATTGGATTTCTGTAAGTGACAACTTATGCCCTGCTGTGCAGGAAGACAAACGCAGTCAAGAGAATGTTGCTAGAAATGCTACCCCCAAAGGCtttctgagggagctggagatCAGTTCCAGATGGTGGTAACTCTGAGATGGTTGGATGGAGAGCATTCCAAGCACTTTATTTGCTGGGGTTGCTGAATGACTATAAATCTCATAAACCATGAATGTCAAGAGTGACAgctgaattcttttttcctgttttcctcatGCAGAAAGCATAGGCAGCACAGGCAGATTAAAGGATTTGCCCAGTGTCTTgtacacatggaaaaaaaaaaaggatttcaatCTGAAAACTTACCTCAAAAGGAATATTCACTCGAATGGCATTTCCTGCTTTTATAAgcaggaaatttttcactgttttgtctATTATGAACCtgggaaaaactggaaaagacagTGATTACTGTAAACAGTTTTATGTTATGACAAAATCATCAGCTGACAACTCAGGTGCATGTGCTAGCATTTCCAACAGCTTGTCTGCAGGCTGTTGATAAAGACAGCAGTACAGTAGAAAAAAAGTTCCTTGATTCACTAGCAAAGTTCTTTGCTAATCACTGCACCTTtcatgttttattgttttttaccTAGCACTCTAATTAAATAAGAGGAAAGGATGTTCAGCTACGTTCACTACAGTGTTTGCATACATCTGATGTCTCAGCCATGGAAAAAACTATGGCATGCTTCACCCCCTCACACGGATGATCCTCTGTGTAAAATGACACGAATGCAAAAAGAAATTGCAATGGACACTTATGGGGAGCTGGACTAAGAGCACTTCTTGATGCTCTCAAAAATTCTTTGTGCTTTGAGGGATCTTGAAGAGGAATAAAAGCTGATGTGGAGACTTACCAACGGGACGAACGACTTCAGTGAAAGCTTCAAGCTCTGTGGCTTCTCCTGGGCCACAGTCATTGATGGCTCTCACACGTAGGAAGTACGTCTCCTTGGTTTGCAGGCCTTTAATTTTGTAAGTGGTCGTTTCTATAGGAAAAATGTTGCATTTGGTCCAGCTGAGGCTGTTGGCAGACCGCATCTCCACGTCGTAGCCTTTCGCACCACTTCCCTCTTCTGCTTCAGGTACGTTCCAGGTCAAGGtgacactgctgctgtcactgatgGCCATCTTAAGGTCCCTCACTTTACCTGGAGGTTCTGAAAAGGGAAATTTCATTTAATCTGTTATTCTGGTATATGTGTACCCTCTTTTCAGTCACTTCCTGAGATCCCCAACATTCTTGCAGTGCATTGGATCTCCACTCTGCACAGGGCATCCTCCATATCCTGACTTCAACATCACACGGGAAATCCTTCCATTCCTCTCTCATGCAGACAGCGCACACTCAGCCATGAAACATTCCCCATTTGTTATCTTCACATACTTCTACATAGCACTGAAAACACTGCCTCCTCAGTAACATCCCAGTCTCCATTCAGGTACTCCCAAGACAGAAGGATGGTGGCAGTTCACTTACTTGTGGAGTCCCGAGCAAAGGCAGCTTGTGATGGTGCACTGATATCTCCCATACCAGAAGCATTGACAGCTGCCACACAAAATTCATATTGCAGACCCTTCTTGAGATCAGTTACTTTCAGCTTCTTGtctgcagacagaaaatgagaacGTTGGCTTGAGTGAGCAGTTCCCCAAGCAGAAAACAGTGAGACAATGTTGTACTTTTAATCCATGCAGAACAGTAGACTGAATCCTCAGGAGTAAAGTACAAATGCAGTCCCAAGTTCCCTTGTCTTCTCCTATCCTAGAGCATGCACACTTCTGAGGCACATTCATTGTATTctattccaaagaaaatattctttgagAGCTATTAAGCTACAGACAGGacaacattgcttttccttaTAGGATAATCCTAAACTCTTCCATATCAGAGAAGAGCCTAGCCTGCACCTGATGGATATAACAGCACATGCTACCTTCTGATCTCAACACAGATGagctctcagccttttttcaAGCCTTTCAAACTCATTCCAGGGTTTGAGTGAGCCACCCACCTGCTATGGGCACGCTGTTGACTGGCACCCAGGTCACGCTGCCCATCTTGCGTTTCTGAACGATGTACCCCGAAATTCGGGAGCTCCCAGATTTCCGAGGTGCTTTCCAGGATATTGTGATGGTGTCTTTGCTGACACCAACGATCTCGGGAGGATCTGGGGCACCAGGTGTAGCTAAGAAAGACATCAATGTTTTATTATTAGAATGCTTCTAGTGAAAGATATGGAAATACACCTGCTGGATCATTTCTTCCAGGTTTCTCCAATGTATTTATGTGGGTGTGTTTTGAAAATCTGACTGAGACCACTCTGATCACTTCcatgccctcctctggacccactctaaGAAGCCCACATCTCTCCAGCACTGGGAGCCCCAGAGCTGCCCTTGACCTACTGACCACACTCTTTTTTATGCAGCCCAGGCTATGATTGCCAAGCCCAGATTTGTGTGAACACTTCACAACCATGACTCAGGTTTAAATGTGTAGCAATATCCAAAACACAAGCAGTTTTCTTGACGTGAAACTCTGATAATGAATTTCCCATAGGGTTTTGGGCCACCATCACAACAAGTTATTCCTCACCTTTACTGATTGTCACCACCTCATTTGATTCCAGTGCATCGCTGCTTCCCTCTGCATTCACAGCTCTCACTCTGAAGTAGTAACTCATGTCCTGTTCCACTTTGCTGGTAGTGAACGTGGTGCAGCTCCTGGGGGTTTCTCCCAGAGTCACCCAGTCACTCTTGCCCACCTGCTGTTTCTCAATAATATAGTTTTGTACTGGTTTGCCCCCATCATCTTTCGGGGGATTCCACTGAATGGTGACATCATTGGCAGAGCTTTCTACAATTTTCAGGGGTCCTGCAGGTCGCTGTGGCTTGTCTGAAAGATAAACACAAGCAGCTCAGTTCCAGATCCAGATGCATTCCCAGGCTTGGAGCAGACAGTCTCGCTCACCAGCAGAGACTCAGTTTCTGATGGTACATATGCCTACTCACAGATTGAAATCCAGGCACTTAAGCTGTCTCTTCAAATGTCCACTCTCCTAATTTTGATAAGGGAGGAAGCCAGGCCCTTGCTCCACGGGCTGACTGTTCTCATAAGCATTGCACTAAGAGTACAGACATTTGTGGCAGGATTGAATTTGACCTTGATGTTGTGTCTGTAGATTTGCCTGCTGTGTATAGCCCTACCTTCCACAGTCTCCCAGCGTTCAAAACTCAATTAATGAGGCTGTCCAAAATGAAACCAGACACGTGTCGCATTAAAGGGCAAGTAGCACGTCAACAACCATTGCCTGCATCTTGATCTATTGGAAACACAGCCTTGTTCACCCTGGAATAGCTGGTAGTCTTAAGCAAGGCTGTGACCAGAAGTACTGGTTCTGCTCCCTCAGCCTTATGATGGAAGCCATCGTAGATGTGATGGGGATCTTACCTATTACCTCAACCTTTAGGTCAATATCCAGGATTCCACTGTCATTCTTCAGCCTGACTTTGTAATCCCCACAGTCCTTTCTCTCTGCATTGGAGATGGACAGCATGGTGAAGGTGTCTGTTTTATCAACACGAATCCTTGAGTCATCTCCCAGTTCTATTTTGTCCTTTAGCCACATTGCTCTGACTGGAAGCCGGCCCTCAAAAGGGATCTTGATCACAACTTTCTCCCCTGCCTTGGCCACAGTAGGAACGCTCATTAAGTTTTTTAGGAGAATTTCGTTCACCTGTGGAGGATCTAAAACAACAGTGCAAGGTCATTAAAAACTGCAGATCAAAGAGGATAAGGCTAACCTTGGAGGGAAGGACTTTCCCCCGTTCATTGCTGCTCTATATTCCAAACATACATTCCAAATAGTTTAATTTGGTTCTCTGGGGGCTTATCCAAATCAGTCCATGACGCTGCAAAAGCATGTACCTTCACCTTCATTTGTACACTCAGTGCTTCACACTGTGCACTTTGCTACAGGACAATTTTCAAATAGCATTTATGGCATCAATTTGCTCCTTTGCACGGGAGCAAATTTTTATCAGCAGCACAAGAATGAAGAGCCTGGTTTAGTAAAGCAATATGTGCACCCACCAAGTCTTTAAATTCATAGTGAGAAGCTTTGCACGAAGGCTCCACAGTTACATTTTTATGTACCAGCTTGTTACATCTCCCAGATACTAATTACAATTAAATCCCAATAGCCAACAATGGGTCCTGAGTGGACCTGCCCCATTTCAAGCACTGCAAGGCCAGCATTCTGCATTGAAAGCATGGGTCGTTTGAACAGACTCACCTTCAACAAAAATTGAAGCTTCAGTTTTTATATCTCCAGCTTCAAACCTATACTTCCCAGCATGAATGTCTTCTACTTTGCTAATAATGAGTTTGTGGACTAGACCTTCCTTCTCCAAAGTGACTCCTTCCATGCTTGTTAACTACAAGATAAAGATAAAGAGTACTTTCattcttaaattaaaataaaaaggaaacatttatgAATGTCACACGTTTCATTTCAATATTATCCTGGGATTACGTACCTGCTGACTAATTCACCACCACAAAGGCTTGAATCAAAGTTCATTACCATAAATAGAAGCGTTAATTGTACCTCTGCCCCTAAAATACTACTGTCACCAAAGCCTCTTTTTCTATTCTTAATGCTAAAACTTTGGTCCAGGCTCCAGGATGGCACCTTGGAACTTCTGACAGTATCACACAGATCCCACAGTCTGACCTGGGTTGCTTAATGTTCTTTTGGGATATAGAATATGATGCCTACACTTGATTCTAAGCACTAATCTGAATGAGTACTTCTGGTGTTATGCCTGCCTGAAGATCATTTGAaggttttcctttattttttgggTATCTCTCTGAcaaaccaaagaaaagaaaaaggattgcagcacaaagttttctttccatttcatggCCTCATTTCATCGCCACCTATGTAAaagaatcatagactggcttAGGGTGGAAGGAACCATAAAggtcatctggttccaaccctcaaatggaaaacacaaaggaaaatccAAAGCTTCCTAAGGAGGCAAGGATGGAAATGTCTTGAAGCaggaaggtgaaaaaaaatcttggtgAGTTTCTAACCAGAATATTTAAACAGTCTCCTTCTAGGACCATACTCAGAGCAGAGGGATGGGCATCTTGACATGATACTCAATGAGAAGTGAAGTCAGAGAGCAGGGCATTACCAAGTGAAGAAAACAGGCTGGAGGACACTTACCTTTAACCCATCCTTAAACCAGGTTCCTGTTAAGTCGTGTCTATTGACAGCACACGACAGCTCAGTTGGTTCCCCTTTCAGGACTCTGACATCAGCTAACTGCTTGTTGACACGAGAGCGTGGAGCTGAAAGTTCAGacaagaaaatgttgaaaagagGCTAAGTCTGTCTTGCACTGACAGAAAGTGCAATGAGGAGAAAAGACAGTTTTGGTTTCTTTAAATACATCTACCTCAGGCATAACACattgtggtgggttttttttaatgatgatgTTGGCCAGCTGCACTGAAGGACATTCTAGTTGGCTGCATACAATGCAGTCCTTGGATGTACAATATACTTCTCGTGTGCTTCTTGCAGTTCCACTAGGCATGTACAGCCCCTCCACCATACACATAAGTTTTCTTATCTTTACAGGTTTTGATGCTGTCATCTTGCTAGTGCAGCCACTGTTAACATTCAAATGGCTGCATACACAACATTCTTCTCTCCTGAGCGTTCTCTAGCCTCACATCTCCCAGTCTCTACAAATATAAAGGGCTGAACCACCCGAAATGGAGGACCCAGAGCTTGTTCTTGTTTGTACCAAAACGCAAAGATCAGTGGCACAGAATTAAACACATACCTTTCAGATCATCCAGGTGACGAcgtcttctgttttctgtactttCTGTACTCTTCAAGAAATCACCTGCTTTAATATCAAGGCTAGGTCCCTGTTTTCTCTGGCTTACTGAAGGACCACCATGAAGGGCTGACATCTGATCAGAACCCTGTGAACTTTGACTGAGAATACCTGGCTTCCACCCACTAAACAATTTATCGTGGAATTTGCCCTCTGCACCTCCAAAGGAGGAATCCCTGTCATAAGGAGAGCCTGACTGTCCTAAATCCCTGGCCTCAGCCCTAGCATCACCTTGACCGGAAAGTGATTCTCTGTCGTGGGATGAACCTTTGTGCTCTGATCCTCTCAAATCACTGGCAGTCCCCTTCCCAGCTTCACCATATGGAGATTTGCCAGCACGTGAGTCCAGCCCATACTCACCAGCCTTTCCAACAGCACCAACCATACCTTCTTTACCATGGACTGAGTACAACTCACTCCCATCGCCTCCCAGTCTGCTAGCACCGCTTTCCCCAGCCCTGGATCCAGCTGACCCATGTGCAGATCCAGCACCTCGTATGGCAGAGCCACCAACACCCCCACCTACTGAGGATAaggcagctcctcctgctccacCCAGAGACCCTTGAGCTCTGCCCAGCATAGCATCCCGACCATGGTGAGATCCCACCACTTCTTCGCCTCCTGAAGGAAAATGAGTGGCTCCTgacccagctgctgctgagagacCATCTTTTCCATAGGAAGAGCCAGCGTCCCTTACACCAGCTATACTACCACCAGCCCCAGCTGGGAGACCATCCTTCCCATATGGAGACCCAGCTGCCCCTGCACCAGCTAAACCTGCTACACCAACACCAGCCCCAGCTGGGAGACCATCCTTCCCATATGGAGACCCAACACCCCCGGCACCAGCTAAACCTGCAGCACCAACACCAGCTAAACCTGCACCAATaccagccccagctccagctgGGAGACCATCCTTCCCAAATGGAGACCCAACTCCCCCTGCACCAGCTAAACCTGCACCATCAAcaccagccccagctccagccccagctgggaGACCATCCTTCCCAAAAGGAGATCCAACTCCACCTGCACCAGCTAAACCTGCAGCACCAACACCAGCCCCAGCCAGGAGACCATCTGTTAAATATGGAGACCCAACAGCCCCTACACCAGCTAAACCTGCACCAATACCATCCCCAGCTCCAGCTGGGAGACCATCCTTCCCAAATGGAATCCCAACTCCACCTGCACCAGTTAAACCTGCAGCACCAACACCAGCTAAACCTGCAGCACCAACACCAGCCCCAGCTCCAACTGGGAGACCATCCTTCCCATATGGAGACCCAGCTGCCCCTGCACCAGCTAAACCTGCACCATCAACACCAGCCCCAGCTGGGAGACCATCCTTCCCAAATGGAATCCCAACTCCCCCTGCACCAGCTAAACCTGCAGCACCAACACCAGCTCCAGCTGGGAGACCATCCTTCCCAAATGGAATCCCAACTCCACCTGCACCAGCCAAACCTGCAGCACCAACACCAGCTCCAGCTGGGAGACCATCCTTCCCAAATGGAATCCCAACTCCACCTGCACCAGCCAAAcctgcagcaccagccccagctccagctgGGAGACCATCCTTCCCATATGGAAACCCAACTCCCCCTACACCAGCTAAACCTGCACCACCAacaccagctccagctccagctgggaGACCATCCTTCCCATATGGAGACCCAGCTGCCCCTGCACCAGCTAAACCTGCACCGCCAACACCAGCTAAACCTGCAGCACCAATACCAGCCCCAGCTCCAACTGGGAGACCATCCTTCCCATATGGAGACCCAGCTGCCCCTGCACCAGCTAAACCTGCAGCACCAACACCAGCTAAACTTGCAGCACCAACACCAGCCCCAGCAGGGAGACCATCCTTCCCAAATGGAGACCCAACTCCCCCGGTACCAGCTAAATCTGCAGCACCAACACCAGATAAACCTGCACCACCAACACCAGCTAAACCTGCACCATCAACACCAGCCCCAGCTGGGAGACCATCCTTCCCAAATGGAATCCCAACTCCCCCTGCACCAGCTAAACCTGCAGCACCAACACCAGCTCCAGCTGGGAGACCATCCTTCCCAAATGGAATCCCAACTCCACCTGCACCAGCCAAACCTGCAGCACCAACACCAGCTCCAGCTGGGAGACCATCCTTCCCAAATGGAATCCCAACTCCACCTGCACCAGCCAAAcctgcagcaccagccccagctccagctgGGAGACCATCCTTCCCATATGGAAACCCAACTCCCCCTACACCAGCTAAACCTGCAGCACCAACACCAGCTAAACCTGCAGCACCAACACCAGCCCCAGCAGGGAGACCATCCTTCCCAAATGGAGACCCAACTCCCCCTGCACCAGCTAAACCTGCAGCACCAACACCAGCTAAACCTGCAGCACCAACACCAGCCCCAGCAGGGAGACCATCCTTCCCAAATGGAGACCCAACTCCCCCTGCACCAGTGCCACCAATGACAGCCCCAGCTGGGAGTCCATCTTTTCCATATAACGGCCCAAATTGCCCTGCACCAGCTGCACCAGCTGCACCAGCTGCACCAGCTGCACCAGCTGCACCAGCTGCACCAGCTGCACCAGCTGCACCAGCTGCACCAGCTGCACCAGCTGCACCAGCTGCACCAGCTGCACCAGCTGCACCAGCTGCACCAGCTGCACCCTTTCCATACATAGAGCCGGCACCTTCCAAACCAGCACCACCAAGCCCTGCTTCCATTCCTGCTGGTAAACCATCCTTTCCATAAGGTTCACTTGACTGACCGTGCTTACCATACAGATCCCCCCTTTTAGCATCAACACCTGCCCCAACTGGCAGACCATCTGGACCGTATAAAA is part of the Lagopus muta isolate bLagMut1 chromosome 24, bLagMut1 primary, whole genome shotgun sequence genome and encodes:
- the IGFN1 gene encoding immunoglobulin-like and fibronectin type III domain-containing protein 1 isoform X45; the protein is MTTRPGVKTLQKSSIRGVHITQFVDKIPKGCSTPDFERKPVSLTLQEGKNAIFRAVVKGVPAPEVKWKRAKGEINDPAKYLMFYSPATSEHILQINKITAGDSDLYRCFAVNEYGEASCSAGLRIIQVGFKRKANYVTGHPAEELKKSLQDLKKTLKKRAPLPKQKVLDKDAVFQLLLHADKKDYERICIKYGISDFRGMLRALQDLRKDTENEQAKLIHSIKYMEHIKVNKDGSASFTVEMDLKSASSNIYLLKDGEKVRYGTGDEYRKYYLRQIGKRYHFIVNDVHPEDAGLYQVKVEDVPIFSTELDAESIPVRFQKPLSDLHCHEDEDVVFDCVLRTPCFDAVWLHKAHPLEASEKHQISVSPDGLNHQLIIKNAVTTDSGLYTLDTGLCSSRAWLLVEHVREAKIQDEEHEKSDHQKGTPDKGRAKRLKHGEYVGDEDHPMDAGMKRGGWHRSDHGGGQGYSPDADGEFKLLGKEGLHKIGDEIVGPGQFAREEDTGLKFGEDKVGLRHVQSQGSMSGRGDTDDGLGGGTKSHSVDGRHDSMLGAADVDMGDAEGANSWHDKNTKLGDASSGAAFGGMKSLDATDGSSVSGGINLGSARMGGAHSVYSKDGLPAAVDMNAVSINREGEIGSPYSKGNLLVDAGGHVGQAGMSGLLYGAGGVPAGDGGRPGAGGSFVGEMEVLYGPDGLPVGAGVDAKRGDLYGKHGQSSEPYGKDGLPAGMEAGLGGAGLEGAGSMYGKGAAGAAGAAGAAGAAGAAGAAGAAGAAGAAGAAGAAGAAGAAGAAGAAGAGQFGPLYGKDGLPAGAVIGGTGAGGVGSPFGKDGLPAGAGVGAAGLAGVGAAGLAGVGAAGLAGAGAAGSPYGKDGLPVGAGAGVGAAGLAGVGAAGLTGAGGVGIPFGKDGLPAGAGDGIGAGLAGVGAVGSPYLTDGLLAGAGVGAAGLAGAGGVGSPFGKDGLPAGAGAGAGVDGAGLAGAGGVGSPFGKDGLPAGAGAGIGAGLAGVGAAGLAGAGGVGSPYGKDGLPAGAGVGVAGLAGAGAAGSPYGKDGLPAGAGGSIAGVRDAGSSYGKDGLSAAAGSGATHFPSGGEEVVGSHHGRDAMLGRAQGSLGGAGGAALSSVGGGVGGSAIRGAGSAHGSAGSRAGESGASRLGGDGSELYSVHGKEGMVGAVGKAGEYGLDSRAGKSPYGEAGKGTASDLRGSEHKGSSHDRESLSGQGDARAEARDLGQSGSPYDRDSSFGGAEGKFHDKLFSGWKPGILSQSSQGSDQMSALHGGPSVSQRKQGPSLDIKAGDFLKSTESTENRRRRHLDDLKAPRSRVNKQLADVRVLKGEPTELSCAVNRHDLTGTWFKDGLKLTSMEGVTLEKEGLVHKLIISKVEDIHAGKYRFEAGDIKTEASIFVEDPPQVNEILLKNLMSVPTVAKAGEKVVIKIPFEGRLPVRAMWLKDKIELGDDSRIRVDKTDTFTMLSISNAERKDCGDYKVRLKNDSGILDIDLKVEVIDKPQRPAGPLKIVESSANDVTIQWNPPKDDGGKPVQNYIIEKQQVGKSDWVTLGETPRSCTTFTTSKVEQDMSYYFRVRAVNAEGSSDALESNEVVTISKATPGAPDPPEIVGVSKDTITISWKAPRKSGSSRISGYIVQKRKMGSVTWVPVNSVPIADKKLKVTDLKKGLQYEFCVAAVNASGMGDISAPSQAAFARDSTKPPGKVRDLKMAISDSSSVTLTWNVPEAEEGSGAKGYDVEMRSANSLSWTKCNIFPIETTTYKIKGLQTKETYFLRVRAINDCGPGEATELEAFTEVVRPVVFPRFIIDKTVKNFLLIKAGNAIRVNIPFEAPPDSVLTWLKDGASLPSRAKISTQDGTSQLLIKAAEFTDSGIYTVELTSGTGKRETFSFRVQVTDIPQPPGPIELRENVPNIVTVTWEPSTSEKWESNLYYTVMKRESQKGMWHVVGDLIYTNKFTYTSVIPGRDYYFRVVAKNYLGSSRPSDTAQPWRIRKQKADVQVRPQRYKGVNQNQPPRFLVPLKPHVVIAGTECRMSCAVGGHPPPKITWYKDGRDLSNNPCYFGTNNFGVCSLVIFGASKADEGDYMVEATNDLGHAFSKASLIVKDSCL